A genomic window from Planctomycetota bacterium includes:
- a CDS encoding TetR/AcrR family transcriptional regulator: MAKRDRREAIMRAAEKLFTGPRFHEITLDHVVEEAGVGKGTVYRYFENKDDLFFQTATRGFDEMCELLLRKVPEGAPFADRLLSACVEIGAFFKRRRKLFRMMQSEEARMHWRRPEIRKRWLARRRRLVSAVAEILRQGVRDGKVRRDVRPDILAAFLLGMLRARARDMTDVPERGRSLKRVVDLFLAGAGRCG, translated from the coding sequence ATGGCCAAGCGAGACCGGCGGGAAGCAATTATGCGGGCGGCCGAGAAACTCTTCACCGGTCCGCGCTTCCATGAGATCACGCTGGACCACGTCGTCGAGGAAGCCGGCGTCGGCAAGGGCACGGTCTACCGCTACTTCGAGAACAAGGACGACCTTTTCTTCCAGACCGCGACGCGCGGTTTCGACGAGATGTGCGAGTTGCTGCTGCGGAAGGTGCCCGAGGGAGCCCCTTTCGCCGACCGGCTGTTGAGCGCCTGCGTCGAGATCGGCGCGTTCTTCAAGCGTCGGCGGAAGTTGTTCCGCATGATGCAGTCCGAGGAGGCCCGGATGCACTGGCGGCGTCCGGAGATTCGCAAGCGGTGGCTCGCGCGGCGTCGGCGGCTCGTCTCGGCCGTCGCCGAGATCCTGCGCCAGGGCGTCCGCGACGGCAAGGTCCGCCGCGACGTCCGGCCGGACATCCTCGCCGCCTTTCTCCTGGGGATGCTCCGGGCGCGGGCCCGCGACATGACCGACGTCCCCGAACGCGGGCGGAGCCTGAAGAGAGTCGTGGACCTGTTTCTGGCGGGCGCCGGCCGTTGCGGCTGA
- a CDS encoding efflux RND transporter permease subunit, with the protein MNIARFSVHRPIFTIMVVLIVVILGVVSLVRLPIDLMPDISYPTLTVSCIYENASPEEIEKLICRPIEEAVSAVPGAEEVTSTSSEGQGMIRVTFSWGTDLDAAANDIRDRLDRVIPRLPENADRPTLRKFDLASFPILILGASSRLDPVQMRKIIDDQVTYRLERVPGVAAVDIRGGLEREIHVSLNPEKVNALAIPFEQIIRRVSEGNINVPAGTIDRGNFQVTIRTPGEYTTLEEIGDTVIATHEGVLIRLREIADVEDSWVKVTRIVRVNGEPGLRLSINKQSGKNTVEVARAALAELDAINRDIPQIAIVPIIDTSDYIRRSISSVGSSAAYGGGLAVVVLLLFLRNVRSTVVIALAIPISIVATFALMYFGGFTLNLMTLGGLALGVGMLVDNSIVVLENIFRLREGGQPPEAAAVNGTEEVTAAVVSSTLTTVAVFLPLVFMRGMSGVMFKQLSIVVSFSLLCSLGVALTIVPMLSARILTSQQGREAARETLGHRIFRLSARFFERLELQYRDLLRWALGHRLLVVLGAALVLGGSLSLIPFVGVELMPTTDEGEVRISGEMQVGTRLELVDRQFKDVEAIVRRFVPEIKNLVTSIGGSPWHGGGSHLGEMQISLVPQSKRTRSSDEIAADLRKRLQGIPGVTIRTRAGQGLFVLRIGTQDADEVQVEIRGYDLETADALAAKVKAIVEAVPGVTDAQTSRESGTPEELILIDREKAADMKLTPSAVANALETFLSGTRAGDFRQEGDEYRILVRLKDPEQMALRDILDLTLTNADGEPVVLRNVVNVAPRSGPVQIERKDQERVTTVSANLSGRDMGSVLSDIRKGLQSVPVPQSFSILFGGDYEEQQKAFRELLLSISLALVLVYMVMACQYESLRDPFVVMFSVPLAAIGVVLTLFFTRTTFNIQSYIGCIMLGGIVVNNAILLVDHTNLLRRRDGMPLRGAIEEAGRRRLRPILMTALTTILGLLPLALGMGEGGDAQAPLARVVIGGLFSSTLITLVFVPVMYSIFERRMAGARLEAGQA; encoded by the coding sequence GTGAATATCGCGCGCTTCTCCGTCCACCGGCCGATCTTCACGATCATGGTGGTCCTGATCGTGGTCATCCTGGGCGTGGTGTCGCTCGTGCGGCTGCCGATCGACCTGATGCCGGACATCTCGTACCCGACGCTGACCGTCTCGTGCATCTATGAGAACGCCTCGCCGGAGGAGATCGAGAAACTCATCTGCCGGCCGATCGAAGAGGCTGTCAGCGCCGTCCCCGGGGCCGAGGAAGTGACGAGCACGTCGTCGGAAGGCCAGGGGATGATCCGGGTGACGTTCTCGTGGGGTACGGACCTGGACGCGGCAGCCAACGACATCCGCGACCGGCTGGACCGCGTTATCCCGCGTCTGCCGGAGAACGCCGACCGGCCGACGCTCCGCAAGTTCGACCTGGCCAGTTTCCCGATCCTGATCCTCGGGGCCTCGAGCCGCCTCGACCCGGTCCAGATGCGCAAGATCATCGACGACCAGGTCACGTACCGGCTGGAGCGGGTGCCGGGCGTGGCCGCGGTGGACATCCGGGGCGGCCTGGAGCGGGAGATCCACGTCTCCTTGAATCCCGAGAAGGTCAACGCGCTGGCGATCCCGTTCGAGCAGATTATTCGTCGCGTCAGCGAGGGCAACATCAACGTGCCGGCCGGCACGATCGACCGCGGCAACTTCCAAGTCACCATCCGCACGCCGGGCGAGTACACGACGCTCGAGGAGATCGGCGACACGGTCATCGCGACGCACGAGGGCGTGCTGATCCGGCTGCGCGAGATCGCCGACGTCGAGGACTCGTGGGTGAAAGTGACGCGGATCGTCCGCGTCAACGGCGAGCCGGGCCTGAGGCTGTCGATCAACAAGCAATCCGGCAAGAACACGGTGGAGGTGGCCCGGGCGGCGCTCGCGGAACTCGACGCGATCAACCGCGACATCCCCCAGATCGCCATCGTGCCGATTATCGACACGTCGGACTACATCCGGCGTTCGATATCGAGCGTCGGCTCGTCGGCGGCCTACGGCGGCGGGCTGGCGGTGGTCGTGCTCCTCTTGTTCCTGCGGAACGTGCGCAGCACCGTGGTCATCGCGCTCGCTATCCCGATCTCGATCGTGGCGACGTTCGCCCTGATGTACTTCGGCGGATTCACGCTCAACCTGATGACCCTCGGAGGCCTGGCGCTCGGCGTCGGCATGCTCGTGGACAACTCCATCGTCGTCCTCGAGAACATTTTCCGGCTGCGCGAGGGTGGCCAGCCGCCCGAGGCGGCCGCCGTCAACGGCACCGAGGAAGTCACGGCCGCTGTCGTCTCGAGCACCCTCACGACGGTGGCCGTGTTCCTGCCGCTCGTCTTCATGCGCGGCATGTCGGGGGTGATGTTCAAGCAACTTTCGATCGTCGTGAGTTTCTCGCTGCTGTGCTCGCTGGGGGTGGCGCTGACGATCGTGCCGATGCTTTCGGCGCGGATCCTCACGTCCCAGCAGGGCCGCGAGGCTGCACGCGAGACGCTCGGCCACCGGATTTTCCGCCTCAGTGCGCGGTTCTTCGAGCGGCTGGAACTCCAGTACCGCGATCTCCTGCGCTGGGCGCTCGGGCACCGGCTGCTAGTCGTCCTCGGGGCGGCCCTCGTGCTCGGCGGGAGCCTTTCGCTCATCCCGTTCGTCGGCGTCGAACTGATGCCCACCACGGACGAGGGCGAGGTCCGCATCTCCGGCGAGATGCAGGTCGGCACGCGGCTGGAACTGGTGGACCGCCAGTTCAAGGACGTCGAAGCCATCGTCCGCCGGTTTGTTCCCGAGATCAAGAATCTCGTCACGAGCATCGGCGGGTCGCCGTGGCACGGCGGAGGATCGCACCTTGGGGAGATGCAGATCTCCCTGGTGCCCCAGAGCAAGCGCACGCGGTCGAGCGACGAGATCGCCGCCGATCTCCGCAAGAGGCTCCAGGGCATCCCCGGCGTGACCATCCGCACCCGCGCGGGCCAGGGGCTCTTCGTCTTGCGAATCGGCACTCAGGACGCCGACGAAGTCCAGGTGGAGATCCGCGGCTACGACCTGGAGACGGCCGACGCCCTCGCCGCGAAGGTCAAGGCCATCGTCGAGGCCGTCCCCGGCGTCACCGACGCCCAGACCAGCCGAGAGTCCGGCACCCCCGAAGAACTCATCCTGATCGACCGCGAGAAGGCGGCGGACATGAAACTGACGCCCTCGGCCGTCGCGAACGCCCTCGAAACCTTCCTCTCGGGCACTCGGGCCGGCGACTTCCGCCAGGAGGGCGACGAGTACCGCATCCTCGTCAGGCTCAAGGATCCCGAGCAGATGGCACTCAGGGACATCCTCGACCTCACGCTGACCAACGCCGACGGAGAACCCGTCGTCCTGCGGAACGTCGTCAACGTCGCGCCGCGGAGCGGCCCCGTCCAGATCGAACGCAAGGACCAGGAGCGGGTCACGACCGTGTCGGCCAACCTCAGCGGCCGCGACATGGGCTCCGTCCTTTCGGACATCCGCAAAGGCCTTCAGTCGGTGCCCGTCCCGCAGTCGTTCAGCATCCTCTTCGGCGGCGACTACGAGGAACAGCAGAAGGCCTTCCGCGAACTCCTCCTCAGCATCTCGCTCGCCCTCGTCCTCGTGTACATGGTGATGGCGTGCCAGTACGAGTCGCTCCGCGACCCGTTCGTCGTCATGTTCTCGGTCCCCTTGGCCGCCATCGGCGTCGTCCTGACCCTGTTCTTCACCCGGACGACGTTCAACATCCAGTCCTACATCGGGTGCATCATGCTGGGCGGCATCGTCGTCAACAACGCCATCCTCCTGGTGGATCACACGAACCTGCTGCGCCGGCGCGACGGCATGCCGCTCCGCGGGGCGATTGAAGAAGCCGGCCGGCGACGGCTCCGGCCGATCCTGATGACCGCACTGACGACGATCCTCGGCCTGCTGCCCCTGGCCCTCGGCATGGGCGAAGGCGGCGATGCCCAGGCGCCCCTCGCCAGGGTCGTCATCGGCGGGCTCTTCAGTTCGACCCTCATCACGCTTGTCTTCGTCCCGGTGATGTACTCGATCTTCGAGCGCCGCATGGCCGGCGCCCGACTGGAGGCCGGCCAGGCCTGA
- a CDS encoding efflux RND transporter periplasmic adaptor subunit: MKKALVVLVVLGIAGVAGWQIWVRVTAAGKQAARERTPVPVEVAPVERATIRDIGVFTGSLQPKAQFLVAPKIGGQLVKLFVDVGDAVQRDQMMAQLDDEELTQEVEQARAERDVAQANAENGTSDLELARREFERVQTLREKKIASEAELDAAQGRYTTAQARCKVAAAQVAQKEAARKAADVRLGYTRVLAHWEREDGPRVIGERFVDEGALLKANEPIVSVLEDRVLVGAINVIERDYPKIRIGQEATITTDAFPGEQFPGRIVRIAPFMKESSRQARVEIDVPNADRRLASGMFIRVSLEFAEHAGATVVPVEALVKREGRPGVFAADIQARKARLVPIKVGIQSSERAEVLEPALEGFVVTLGQHLLEDGSPILLPQESKPAAAAESPVPGDDQ, encoded by the coding sequence ATGAAGAAGGCGCTTGTGGTGCTTGTTGTCCTGGGGATCGCCGGCGTGGCGGGCTGGCAGATCTGGGTGCGGGTCACCGCCGCCGGCAAGCAAGCCGCCCGCGAGCGGACGCCCGTGCCGGTCGAGGTCGCGCCGGTCGAGCGGGCGACCATCCGCGACATCGGCGTCTTCACGGGGTCGCTCCAGCCGAAGGCACAGTTCCTCGTGGCGCCGAAGATCGGCGGCCAGCTGGTGAAACTCTTCGTGGACGTCGGCGACGCTGTGCAGCGTGACCAGATGATGGCGCAACTCGACGACGAGGAACTTACCCAGGAAGTGGAGCAGGCGCGGGCCGAACGCGACGTCGCCCAGGCGAATGCGGAGAACGGCACGAGCGACCTGGAACTCGCCCGGCGCGAGTTCGAGCGGGTCCAGACGCTCCGCGAGAAGAAGATCGCCTCGGAGGCCGAACTCGACGCGGCCCAGGGTCGTTACACGACGGCCCAGGCCCGGTGCAAGGTGGCGGCGGCCCAGGTGGCCCAGAAGGAGGCCGCCCGGAAGGCGGCCGACGTCCGCCTGGGGTACACGCGGGTCCTGGCCCACTGGGAGAGGGAGGACGGGCCGCGCGTCATCGGCGAGCGGTTCGTCGACGAAGGGGCGCTCTTGAAGGCCAACGAACCGATCGTCTCGGTCCTCGAGGACCGCGTCCTCGTGGGCGCGATCAACGTCATCGAGCGTGACTATCCGAAGATCCGCATCGGCCAAGAGGCCACGATCACGACGGACGCTTTCCCGGGCGAGCAGTTCCCGGGCCGCATCGTCCGCATCGCCCCGTTCATGAAAGAGAGTTCGCGCCAGGCCCGCGTGGAGATTGACGTGCCGAACGCGGACCGGCGCCTCGCGTCGGGCATGTTCATCCGGGTGTCGTTGGAGTTCGCCGAGCACGCGGGGGCGACAGTGGTGCCTGTGGAGGCCCTCGTCAAGCGCGAGGGGCGTCCGGGCGTCTTCGCGGCCGACATCCAGGCGCGCAAGGCCCGCTTAGTGCCGATCAAGGTGGGCATCCAGAGCAGCGAGCGGGCCGAGGTGCTCGAACCGGCCCTTGAGGGCTTCGTGGTGACGTTGGGGCAACACCTGCTGGAGGACGGTTCGCCGATTCTCCTGCCGCAGGAGAGCAAGCCCGCGGCGGCCGCGGAGTCGCCCGTGCCCGGAGACGACCAGTGA
- the rsmH gene encoding 16S rRNA (cytosine(1402)-N(4))-methyltransferase RsmH, translating into MVNGNPIPPEPSQESRPPRRKRYPGKHPKRFDQRYKELHPEAFPGIHAHVRAQGRTPAGAHVPVLVAEVAAALAPASGETVVDCTLGCGGHAVEFLRRIGPAGRLIAFDVDAAEMERTRRRLAEAFPAGIVLPIDSPRGPGSRGGSGGPRRKGAAGPDGGPRVILRRGNFAGIDRALGALGINGVDVIFADLGASSMQVDDPSRGFSYKQDGPLDMRMDARLTLTAADLVNRLSEEGLAAALVELADEADHAAIAAAIVRERRRQPMTRTRDLVRVVLEAKGLDPRRWRKEATGDKLHPAALTFQALRMLVNDEPGALRQLLRAAPACLRPGGRIGFISFHSGEDRIVKQAFREGLRQGVYEAASDEVIRPSREEVRANPRAAPAKFRWAHYSLWDLGRCG; encoded by the coding sequence ATGGTAAACGGCAATCCCATTCCGCCCGAGCCGTCGCAGGAGTCCCGACCGCCGCGCCGCAAGCGGTATCCGGGCAAGCACCCCAAGCGCTTCGACCAGCGCTACAAGGAACTGCATCCGGAGGCCTTTCCCGGCATCCACGCGCACGTGCGTGCCCAGGGCCGGACGCCCGCCGGGGCGCATGTTCCGGTCCTGGTGGCGGAGGTCGCGGCCGCGCTGGCCCCGGCGTCCGGCGAGACGGTCGTCGACTGTACGCTCGGCTGCGGCGGCCACGCCGTTGAGTTCCTCCGCCGCATCGGCCCAGCGGGGCGACTCATCGCGTTCGACGTTGACGCCGCCGAGATGGAACGTACCCGCCGCCGCCTGGCCGAGGCCTTTCCGGCCGGCATCGTCCTCCCCATAGACTCGCCCCGCGGCCCTGGATCACGCGGCGGAAGTGGCGGCCCCCGGCGGAAGGGGGCGGCGGGACCGGACGGCGGCCCTCGCGTCATCCTCCGGCGGGGCAACTTTGCCGGCATCGACCGCGCCCTCGGGGCCCTAGGCATCAACGGGGTGGACGTCATCTTTGCCGACCTCGGCGCCTCGAGCATGCAGGTGGACGACCCGTCGCGGGGTTTCAGTTACAAGCAGGACGGGCCCCTCGACATGCGGATGGACGCGCGCCTGACGCTGACGGCCGCCGACCTCGTCAACCGGTTGTCCGAGGAGGGGCTGGCCGCCGCGCTGGTCGAACTGGCTGACGAAGCGGACCACGCCGCCATTGCCGCGGCCATCGTCCGCGAACGCCGCCGGCAGCCGATGACGCGGACGCGCGACCTGGTGCGCGTGGTCCTGGAGGCCAAGGGGCTCGACCCGCGCCGCTGGCGGAAGGAGGCGACCGGCGACAAACTCCACCCCGCCGCGCTCACGTTCCAGGCGCTGCGGATGCTGGTCAACGACGAACCGGGCGCCCTGCGGCAACTCCTGCGCGCGGCCCCGGCGTGCCTGCGGCCGGGCGGGCGCATCGGCTTCATCAGTTTCCATTCGGGCGAGGACCGCATCGTCAAGCAGGCCTTTCGCGAAGGCCTGCGGCAAGGGGTGTACGAGGCCGCTTCAGATGAGGTCATCCGCCCGTCGCGCGAGGAGGTCCGCGCCAACCCCCGCGCCGCCCCGGCGAAGTTCCGGTGGGCACACTACTCGCTGTGGGACCTGGGGCGGTGTGGATGA
- a CDS encoding 4Fe-4S dicluster domain-containing protein yields the protein MSTPVMSELAERVRKATGVNVAECYQCGKCTAGCPMARWMDVMPSQIMRLVQIGDTEAAARLLSGAAIWVCAGCLTCTQRCPKKLDPAAVIDALREMSYREGKVSASQRKVLAFHRAFLKVVEKAGRMSEIPLTALYKMTSGDLFSDVTLAPKMLARRKLPLV from the coding sequence GTGTCAACACCGGTGATGTCCGAACTTGCTGAACGCGTCCGGAAAGCCACGGGTGTCAACGTGGCCGAGTGCTACCAGTGCGGCAAGTGCACAGCCGGGTGCCCGATGGCCCGGTGGATGGACGTCATGCCGAGCCAGATCATGCGCCTGGTGCAGATCGGCGATACGGAGGCTGCCGCGCGGCTGCTGTCCGGTGCGGCCATCTGGGTCTGCGCGGGGTGCCTGACGTGCACGCAGCGGTGCCCGAAGAAACTCGACCCGGCGGCCGTCATCGACGCCCTCCGCGAGATGTCGTACCGAGAGGGCAAGGTGTCGGCCAGCCAGCGCAAGGTCTTGGCGTTCCACCGGGCGTTCCTGAAGGTCGTTGAGAAGGCCGGGCGCATGAGCGAAATCCCGCTGACGGCCCTCTACAAGATGACCAGCGGCGACCTCTTCAGCGACGTCACCCTGGCCCCGAAGATGCTGGCCCGCCGCAAACTGCCGCTGGT
- a CDS encoding transposase, translating into MCRCGVPARRDRLRADDEAGQARRRAHRRMKTKAYAIGQRLRKRVEEIFAWMKTVGDLARTRFVERWKIRLEMLVKGAAYNLLRLVRLTPPQDAAPAETARPAG; encoded by the coding sequence ATGTGCCGGTGCGGAGTCCCGGCGCGCCGGGATCGGCTCCGGGCGGACGACGAGGCGGGCCAGGCGCGGCGTCGGGCGCATCGACGGATGAAGACCAAGGCGTACGCGATCGGCCAGCGACTGCGGAAACGCGTCGAGGAGATCTTCGCCTGGATGAAGACGGTAGGTGACCTGGCGCGGACCCGATTCGTGGAGCGATGGAAAATCCGGCTGGAGATGCTCGTGAAGGGCGCGGCGTACAACCTGCTGCGGCTCGTGCGTCTGACGCCTCCGCAGGATGCTGCGCCGGCGGAGACGGCGCGGCCGGCGGGGTGA
- a CDS encoding TolC family protein — protein MVRKIALGPLGAVMLGLALLLLASCVSMDFTRPSDYIGPVREAEVRPPAPPPALPPEAAPAEPPPAEAPEAAAPQPIEFGVQEAIVMAMENNRALSVERLRPPIRRTFEQEERAAFDPVLTAGAGRERTREPDTPPDGPSNLVTKAIATDTAVSEFLPTGTTLSVGASTEVLDGSLYDDRLASTRVGLSVTQALLRGASVQANLASLRQARLDTLASEYELRGFAEALAASTEDAYWDYALAERRIEIFQGALALAEKQMAETQERINAGSLAEIELAASEAEVALRRENLINARSGLATFGLRLLRLLNPAGGAFWDRPIVLGNQPSVPDVELDKVGQHVRVARRMRPDLNQARLLVKRGDLELVKTRNGLLPRLDLFVTLGRTGYADSFGRSVEATDEGQNYDVFAGVQFLYPPINREARAQHSRAVLSRQQSLEAVRNLAQLVEEDVRSAYIEVNRAREQIPATAATRQFQQEKVRAETEKFRVGKSTSLLVAQAQRDLLQSQIAEVQAVTNYLKALVNLHRLEGSLLERRGIAAPGREPVTLAGEAD, from the coding sequence ATGGTGCGGAAGATCGCCCTTGGCCCGCTCGGCGCTGTGATGCTTGGCCTGGCCCTTCTGCTTCTTGCCTCGTGTGTCTCGATGGACTTCACGCGTCCGTCGGACTACATCGGTCCGGTCCGCGAGGCCGAGGTCCGCCCGCCGGCGCCGCCGCCGGCGCTTCCGCCCGAGGCCGCACCCGCCGAGCCGCCGCCCGCCGAAGCCCCCGAGGCCGCCGCACCGCAGCCGATCGAATTCGGCGTCCAGGAGGCCATCGTGATGGCGATGGAGAACAACCGCGCGCTGTCGGTCGAGCGACTCCGCCCGCCCATCCGCCGCACCTTCGAGCAGGAGGAGCGGGCCGCCTTCGACCCGGTCCTCACAGCCGGCGCCGGCCGCGAGCGGACGCGGGAACCCGACACCCCCCCGGACGGACCGTCGAACCTCGTCACCAAAGCCATCGCCACCGACACCGCTGTCTCCGAGTTCCTTCCGACAGGCACGACTCTCTCCGTCGGCGCGAGCACCGAGGTGCTCGACGGCTCGCTCTACGACGACCGGCTCGCCTCCACGCGCGTCGGCCTCTCGGTAACCCAGGCGCTTTTGCGCGGGGCGAGCGTCCAGGCCAACCTCGCGAGCCTCCGGCAGGCGCGGCTCGACACGCTCGCTTCGGAGTACGAACTCCGCGGATTCGCCGAGGCTCTCGCGGCCAGCACCGAAGACGCCTACTGGGACTACGCCCTTGCGGAGCGGCGGATCGAGATTTTCCAGGGCGCCCTCGCGCTGGCCGAAAAACAAATGGCCGAGACCCAGGAGCGGATCAACGCCGGCAGTCTGGCCGAGATCGAGTTGGCCGCCTCCGAGGCGGAGGTCGCGCTTCGACGCGAGAACCTCATCAACGCCCGCAGTGGGTTGGCGACATTCGGCCTCAGGCTCCTCAGGCTCCTGAACCCCGCGGGCGGGGCCTTCTGGGACCGCCCCATCGTCCTCGGGAACCAGCCCTCCGTCCCCGACGTCGAACTCGATAAGGTCGGCCAGCACGTCCGGGTCGCCCGGCGGATGCGGCCGGACCTTAACCAGGCGCGGCTGCTGGTGAAGCGCGGCGACCTGGAACTCGTCAAGACGAGGAACGGCCTGCTGCCGAGGCTCGACCTGTTCGTGACACTCGGAAGGACCGGCTACGCCGACTCTTTCGGCCGGTCGGTCGAGGCAACCGACGAGGGCCAGAACTACGACGTCTTCGCCGGCGTCCAGTTCCTCTATCCGCCGATCAACCGCGAGGCGCGGGCCCAGCACAGCCGGGCGGTTCTCTCGCGCCAACAGTCGCTCGAGGCCGTCCGCAACCTCGCCCAACTCGTCGAGGAGGACGTCCGCAGCGCGTACATCGAGGTCAACCGCGCCCGCGAGCAAATCCCCGCCACCGCCGCCACACGACAGTTCCAGCAGGAGAAGGTCCGGGCCGAGACCGAGAAGTTCCGCGTCGGCAAGTCGACGTCGCTCCTGGTGGCCCAGGCCCAGCGCGACCTCCTCCAGAGCCAGATCGCCGAGGTCCAGGCCGTCACGAACTACCTCAAGGCCCTTGTCAACCTCCACCGCCTCGAGGGATCCCTGCTCGAGCGGCGCGGCATCGCGGCGCCGGGGCGCGAGCCCGTCACCCTCGCCGGCGAGGCCGACTGA